A single genomic interval of Aphidius gifuensis isolate YNYX2018 linkage group LG6, ASM1490517v1, whole genome shotgun sequence harbors:
- the LOC122859129 gene encoding phosphatidylserine decarboxylase proenzyme, mitochondrial codes for MPVYWMIRLSRNVWTSRRGCHRVVTTPRKLPKCVYVRSYGTTSSVNGQPGKIWKFTKKFSKVISLPISIGVSLIAVLQWRYLSKNPYQNDGEVVKGPLNDLMVDCYRCLPLRITSRIFGWFAGFELPKSVRSTVFSFYAKTFGANLDEIDAELDSFPSLIDFFVRPLKPDSRPIAQNTDIVSPSDGRVLHLGPVTSCRVEQVKGITYNLRHFLGDIDIKQQKTEYTHEENNNYIESLLKNKNNKLYQMTVYLAPGDYHRFHSPTDWKINLRRHFQGKLLSVNPKIASWLPDLFAINERVVYLGEWAGGFMAYTAVGATNVGSINVYCDKNLATNKRKWPKEKLSDDAFLNCVNISKGELFGEFRMGSTIVLLFEAPDDFKFTIDIGQPIKVGQGLTDKHIININHSTDDIINDHTTDNIINDHSTKNIINFNGCIKDAVEIIYPTV; via the exons atgccAGTTTATTGGATGATTCGTTTAAGTCGTAATGTTTg GACTTCAAGAAGAGGTTGTCATAGAGTTGTTACAACACCAAGAAAATTACCAAAATGTGTTTATGTTAGAAGTTATGGAACAACAAGTAGTGTCAATGGACAACCTGGTAAAATAtggaaatttacaaaaaaatttagtaaagtTATTAGTTTACCAATTAGCATTGGTGTGTCATTAATTGCTGTTTTACAATGGCGTTATTTGAGTAAAAATCCTTATCAAAATGATGGAGAAGTTGTCAAGGGACCACTCAATGATTTgatg gTTGATTGTTATCGTTGTTTACCATTGAGAATAACAAGTCGTATATTTGGTTGGTTTGCTGGTTTTGAATTACCAAAAAGTGTAAGATCAACTGTATTTAGTTTTTATGCTAAAACATTTGGTGCTAATTTGGATGAAATTGATGCTGAGCTTGATTCATTTCCaagtttaattgatttttttgttcgtCCATTAAAACCAGATTCACGACCAATTGCACAAAACACTGATATT gtATCACCTTCTGATGGTCGCGTGCTTCATCTTGGTCCAGTAACATCATGTCGTGTTGAACAAGTCAAAGGTATAACATATAATTTACGTCATTTTCTTGgtgatattgatattaaacaacaaaagaCTGAATACACtcatgaagaaaataataattacattgaatcattattaaaaaataaaaataataaactttatcAAATGACTGTGTATCTTGCACCTGGTGATTATCATCGTTTTCATAGTCCAACtgattggaaaataaatttacgtcGTCATTTTCAAG GTAAATTATTGAGTGTCAATCCAAAAATAGCTAGTTGGCTTCCAGatttatttgcaataaatGAACGTGTTGTTTATCTTGGTGAATGGGCTGGTGGTTTTATGGCATATACAGCTGTTGGTGCAACAAATGTTGGatcaataaatgtttattgcGATAAAAATTTAGCAACAAATAAACGTAAATGgccaaaagaaaaattatcagatGATGCTTTCTTAAATTGTGTTAATATTAGTAAAGGTGAATTATTTGGTGAATTTCGAATGGGTTCAACAATTGTATTACTGTTTGAAGCACcagatgattttaaatttaccattgATATTGGACAACCAATTAAAGTTGGACAAGGATTAACTGAtaaacatattattaatattaatcattcaACAGACGATATTATTAATGATCATACAAcagacaatattattaatgatcattcaacaaaaaatattattaatttcaatggaTGTATTAAAGATgctgttgaaattatttatccaaCTGTTTGA
- the LOC122859128 gene encoding ras-related C3 botulinum toxin substrate 1-like codes for MPPSSHSNWKKPLIKSGQMMKMQVKHTTINHQQTNNNIIDNCTSNHQLIDRKIKVVLVGDGAVGKTSLVVSYSTNGFPGEYIPTAFDNYNVVVNVDGLPLNVQICDTAGQDDFDPLRSLCYPETDVFLVCFSVVCPSSYHSVSTRWFDEVRKYCPNVPVIIVGTKCDLRSDVRLMLQLARYGQSPISTNQGNELAQRLGAVCYVETSALTQHDLKEAFDQAIVSAMSTRKNSNNLLTINRRKLSSRWRRWFCCLENNTTNS; via the exons atgcCACCTTCATCACACTCAAATTGGAAAAAGCCACTAATTAAAAGTGgacaaatgatgaaaatgcAAGTTAAACATACAACaattaatcatcaacaaacaaataataatattattgataattgtaCAAgtaatcatcaattaattgatagaaaaattaaagttgTACTTGTTGGTGATGGAGCTGTTGGTAAAACAAGTCTTGTTGTTTCATATTCAACAAATGGATTTCCTGGTGAATATATACCAACAGCATTTGACAATTACAAtg ttgTCGTTAATGTTGATGGACTTCCATTGAACGTACAAATTTGTGACACAGCTGGTCAAGATGATTTTGATCCACTAAGATCACTGTGTTATCCAGAAACAGATGTATTTTTAGTTTGCTTCAGTGTTGTATGTCCATCATCATATCACAGTGTCAGTACTCGTTGGTTTGATGAAGTACGAAAATACTGTCCAAATGTTCCAGTAATTATa GTTGGTACAAAATGTGATTTACGATCAGATGTGAGATTAATGTTACAATTGGCAAGATATGGACAATCACCAATTTCAACAAATCAAGGAAATGAATTAGCACAACGTTTAGGTGCTGTTTGTTATGTTGAAACATCAGCATTAACACAACATGATCTTAAAGAAGCATTTGATCAAGCAATTGTAAGTGCAATGAGTACcagaaaaaatagtaataatttattaacaataaatagaagaaaattatcatcaagatgGAGACGTTGGTTTTGttgtttagaaaataatacaacaaattcataa